In Sphingobacterium sp. PCS056, the following proteins share a genomic window:
- a CDS encoding response regulator transcription factor gives MIDILYVEDEPSLALIVTDSLEMNGFSVRHCQEGQTALRSFEKEKPDILLIDVMMPVMDGFTLATHIRERDSKIPIIFLTARVQTDDVVKGFHLGANDYVKKPFRIEELVVRIQSLLKNSPKMQFSQNLMIGDYVLDSLKQTLSYHGEAIKLSYRESELLRSLYENRNQVVPREDIMKTYWSYDKYFSGRSLDVFISRIRKYLNKDARIKITNIRGIGYMLSVD, from the coding sequence ATGATTGATATCTTATATGTAGAAGATGAACCTAGTTTAGCTCTTATTGTTACAGATAGTTTGGAAATGAATGGCTTTTCTGTCAGACATTGTCAGGAAGGGCAGACTGCTTTACGATCATTCGAAAAGGAAAAGCCTGATATTTTGTTGATTGATGTGATGATGCCAGTTATGGACGGTTTTACACTGGCTACTCATATTCGAGAGCGCGATAGTAAAATTCCGATTATTTTTCTAACTGCTCGCGTACAAACGGATGATGTGGTAAAAGGCTTTCATCTAGGAGCAAATGATTATGTGAAAAAACCTTTTCGCATCGAAGAGCTTGTTGTGCGTATTCAATCGTTATTAAAAAATAGTCCAAAAATGCAGTTTAGCCAAAATTTGATGATTGGCGATTATGTGCTGGACAGTCTCAAGCAGACATTGAGTTACCATGGAGAAGCGATTAAATTGTCTTACCGGGAAAGTGAATTATTGCGAAGCTTATATGAAAATAGAAATCAAGTCGTACCAAGAGAAGATATCATGAAAACGTATTGGAGTTATGATAAATATTTTTCGGGTAGAAGTTTGGATGTTTTTATCAGTAGGATCCGTAAATATCTAAATAAAGATGCCCGCATCAAGATTACGAATATAAGAGGTATCGGTTATATGCTATCTGTCGATTAG
- a CDS encoding TetR/AcrR family transcriptional regulator encodes MKDSVLSRKEKIIREALNLFSEQGYADTSTKAIAQNAGVSEALIFKHFGNKDALLVHLIKAGYRKVLTHHKGMMTYVDSKDFLRKMINLPSKLVADEPIFWKLQERLSHHPFSKQQHEQFMKPVQAIIVRAFKELGYKNPDLETELLLIVIDTLWKKEANGELDHAMELAILLEEKYDLI; translated from the coding sequence ATGAAAGATAGTGTATTGAGTAGAAAAGAGAAAATTATTCGTGAGGCTTTGAATTTATTTTCTGAGCAAGGATATGCAGATACCTCTACCAAAGCTATCGCTCAAAATGCTGGTGTGTCTGAAGCCTTGATTTTTAAACATTTTGGCAATAAAGATGCCCTATTGGTGCACCTGATTAAGGCTGGTTATCGCAAAGTGCTTACTCATCACAAAGGGATGATGACTTATGTCGATTCTAAAGATTTTTTGCGTAAGATGATCAATCTCCCTAGTAAATTGGTTGCGGATGAACCTATTTTTTGGAAACTTCAGGAACGCCTTTCTCATCATCCTTTTTCGAAACAGCAACATGAGCAGTTCATGAAGCCTGTTCAGGCCATTATTGTACGCGCTTTTAAAGAACTGGGGTATAAAAACCCAGATTTAGAAACGGAACTCCTATTAATAGTCATCGATACCCTTTGGAAAAAAGAAGCTAATGGGGAACTTGATCATGCCATGGAGCTGGCTATTCTCCTCGAAGAAAAATACGATTTGATCTAA
- a CDS encoding glycoside hydrolase family 3 protein produces MLKKLALVVVALTSSISFSQAQDKKDFVKYINSPHSWVDSVFNTLTPKERIAQLFLVRAHTNLGQRYIDSVAQVVKNEQLGGLVVFQGGPVRHVDMFNQYQKLSKVPLLITFDGEWGLGMRLPDSTLSYPYQMTLGAVQNDQLIYQMGQEVAKDFHRIGMHFNFAPVVDINNNPKNPVIGFRSFGDNKENVTRKAKAYMDGMMNGGIISSLKHFPGHGDTDVDSHHDLPQLTFSKDRLEALEMFPFKELIKAGAPAIMVAHMNIPSLDPAPNIPSSISKPIVTGILREELGFRGLTVTDAMDMNGVKKFFPNGEADVMAIIAGHDLLEVSENSNRAIDLILKAIQEGRINQADVDARVKKVLASKLWLGLDQYQAVHPTNLYGDLNRTSAKQLIDQLAEASVTVLKSTDKIRAFKKSGKTAIVNIGLKSPAAFQQIMADALSDETTYYVTDETSQDELKKIIKEVKKNKQIILAIHDIRSRPRPQLPVNKEVENLVKKLAKKSIVTFFTNPYAIDGFKGVHKSKTILVAYQNDEFMQRAVAKAILGQYVTTGKLPVTINKYFKYAAGK; encoded by the coding sequence ATGTTAAAAAAACTAGCTCTAGTTGTCGTCGCATTGACATCATCTATCTCTTTTTCACAAGCACAGGACAAAAAAGACTTTGTCAAGTATATCAATTCACCCCACAGTTGGGTAGATTCTGTATTTAACACATTGACTCCCAAAGAGCGTATAGCACAATTATTTTTAGTACGTGCACATACCAATCTTGGGCAGCGTTACATAGACTCTGTTGCTCAGGTGGTTAAAAATGAGCAATTGGGAGGTCTTGTTGTTTTTCAAGGAGGACCCGTTCGTCACGTCGATATGTTTAACCAATATCAAAAACTTTCTAAAGTACCGTTATTGATTACATTTGATGGTGAGTGGGGGCTAGGGATGCGTTTACCGGATTCGACCTTATCTTATCCTTACCAAATGACATTAGGAGCCGTTCAAAATGATCAGTTGATTTATCAAATGGGGCAAGAAGTTGCAAAAGATTTTCACCGCATAGGTATGCATTTTAATTTTGCTCCGGTAGTGGATATTAATAATAATCCCAAAAATCCAGTGATCGGTTTTCGTTCCTTTGGTGACAATAAAGAGAATGTAACCCGAAAAGCGAAAGCGTATATGGATGGAATGATGAATGGCGGTATTATTTCGTCCTTGAAGCATTTTCCTGGTCATGGCGATACCGATGTGGATTCTCACCATGATTTGCCTCAGCTTACTTTTAGCAAAGATCGATTAGAAGCTCTTGAAATGTTTCCATTCAAAGAATTGATCAAAGCGGGCGCACCTGCGATCATGGTCGCGCACATGAATATTCCGAGTTTAGATCCAGCACCAAATATTCCTTCTTCTATATCAAAACCTATTGTGACCGGTATATTGCGTGAAGAATTAGGTTTTCGTGGTCTTACAGTCACAGATGCTATGGACATGAACGGTGTCAAGAAATTTTTCCCTAATGGTGAAGCTGATGTTATGGCTATAATAGCTGGACATGATTTATTGGAAGTATCTGAAAATAGTAATCGTGCTATCGATCTCATCCTAAAAGCTATTCAAGAAGGTCGGATTAATCAAGCAGATGTAGATGCACGCGTTAAAAAAGTACTTGCCTCTAAATTATGGTTAGGTTTAGATCAATATCAAGCTGTCCATCCGACCAACCTTTATGGTGATCTGAATAGAACTTCTGCAAAGCAATTGATCGATCAGTTGGCTGAAGCCTCGGTTACTGTATTAAAATCAACAGATAAAATAAGAGCATTTAAAAAATCAGGAAAAACAGCAATTGTTAATATTGGATTAAAATCTCCAGCTGCTTTTCAACAGATTATGGCAGATGCTCTATCGGATGAGACAACGTATTATGTGACCGATGAAACAAGTCAGGATGAATTGAAAAAGATCATCAAAGAAGTTAAGAAAAATAAGCAAATCATTTTGGCAATTCATGATATACGTTCGCGCCCTCGTCCCCAATTGCCTGTCAATAAGGAAGTGGAAAATCTCGTTAAAAAGTTAGCTAAAAAATCGATTGTGACGTTCTTTACCAATCCATATGCGATCGATGGTTTTAAAGGTGTACACAAGAGTAAAACCATACTAGTGGCTTATCAGAATGATGAGTTTATGCAAAGAGCTGTTGCCAAAGCAATACTTGGGCAGTATGTGACAACAGGTAAATTACCAGTCACTATCAACAAATATTTCAAGTACGCTGCCGGAAAATAA
- a CDS encoding carboxy terminal-processing peptidase, with the protein MFKKLIFTLFVISIVSCGSKPRVNLTEVEGGLKPSAQHEVIAKEVAGLLESTSYKKVQLNDSISKIVFDNLIKTLDQGKNYLLQSDIDEFQQYRNTIAQDFRNGDLSAPFHIFNVYSKRYLERMQYALKQVDVKQDFTLDEYFLPSREKLGWFKNTAEADTQWKHRVKYDLLNLEMTTAKKTDSTETKQRETLRKRYNNLISQGKKTNSNDAFQLIMTALTDAVDPHTSYFNPSFAQAFNEGMANTFEGIGARLTIDNEMVTISEIIPGGPIFKDKSLAIDDKIVGVAQGKDGEFEDIIGWRLDAAVAKIKGPAGTLVRLKIIPAGQPIGAHPKIVSLTRERIVVAEESAKKEILNVKGVDGKTYRVGVINIPKFYMDFEAYRKRDPNYKSTTRDVRLLLDTLKQEKVDAVLIDLRFNGGGSLPEAIDLTGLFIDKGPVVQVRDVRNSIDVEEDRNAGVSWDGPLGVMINRFSASASEIFAGAIQDYGRGVILGSQSYGKGTVQSAVDMSRVISPTSKLLLKAQQEKDPDTPNGAPEYGQINITLGKFYRVNGSSTQHKGVSPDVTFPTQYSAEKFGESSEPSALPWDQIKSSTYKKVADLTQINKKLEQEHEARMKNSTEYKFLLEDIATFEKRDEETKIPLQLDKFKKERDDNQKKNRDRVNALLKQRGLPLWEEGKPQPKMEFDFVQEESAKVMTDFIIQEKK; encoded by the coding sequence ATGTTTAAAAAGCTAATATTCACCCTTTTTGTTATTTCGATCGTCTCCTGTGGCTCGAAGCCGAGAGTTAATCTAACCGAAGTAGAAGGAGGTTTAAAGCCTAGCGCACAACACGAAGTCATCGCAAAAGAAGTTGCAGGACTCTTAGAATCTACCAGTTATAAAAAAGTACAACTGAATGATTCCATTTCAAAGATTGTTTTTGACAATTTAATAAAGACATTGGATCAAGGAAAAAACTACCTATTACAATCCGATATCGATGAATTTCAACAATATCGCAATACGATCGCCCAAGATTTTAGAAATGGTGATCTATCTGCTCCGTTTCATATTTTCAATGTGTACTCTAAGCGCTATTTGGAACGCATGCAGTATGCGCTCAAACAAGTGGATGTTAAACAAGATTTTACATTGGATGAATATTTCCTTCCGAGCAGAGAGAAATTAGGCTGGTTCAAAAACACGGCGGAAGCTGACACGCAATGGAAGCATCGTGTGAAATATGATTTGTTGAATCTGGAAATGACCACTGCTAAAAAAACAGATAGCACGGAAACCAAACAAAGAGAGACCTTGCGTAAACGTTATAACAATTTGATCTCTCAGGGTAAAAAAACAAATTCAAATGATGCATTTCAGTTAATCATGACTGCATTGACAGATGCTGTAGATCCGCACACCTCATACTTCAACCCTTCTTTTGCACAAGCTTTTAATGAAGGCATGGCCAATACGTTTGAAGGAATTGGTGCACGATTGACGATTGACAATGAAATGGTGACTATCAGTGAAATTATCCCTGGAGGTCCTATCTTTAAAGATAAAAGCTTAGCCATAGATGATAAGATCGTAGGTGTAGCACAGGGAAAAGACGGTGAATTTGAAGATATCATTGGGTGGAGATTGGATGCTGCTGTAGCAAAAATCAAAGGTCCTGCAGGAACTCTTGTACGATTGAAAATTATACCTGCTGGCCAACCTATAGGCGCACATCCTAAAATAGTATCGCTAACCAGGGAACGCATCGTCGTGGCTGAGGAGTCTGCTAAAAAAGAGATCTTAAATGTAAAAGGAGTAGATGGTAAAACTTACCGTGTTGGTGTCATCAATATTCCAAAGTTCTATATGGATTTTGAGGCATACCGCAAACGTGATCCAAACTACAAAAGTACAACGCGTGATGTGCGGTTATTATTGGATACGCTGAAACAAGAAAAAGTAGATGCAGTATTGATCGACTTGCGATTTAACGGGGGTGGATCTCTACCAGAGGCGATCGATCTGACCGGTTTATTCATTGACAAAGGACCAGTCGTACAAGTACGTGATGTCCGCAATTCAATTGATGTTGAAGAGGATCGCAATGCAGGTGTATCATGGGATGGTCCATTAGGTGTTATGATCAATCGTTTTTCAGCTTCTGCTTCCGAAATTTTTGCAGGTGCTATACAGGATTATGGCCGTGGAGTCATCTTAGGTTCGCAATCATACGGTAAAGGTACCGTACAGTCTGCGGTCGATATGTCGCGCGTGATCAGCCCTACAAGTAAATTATTATTGAAAGCACAACAAGAGAAAGATCCGGACACCCCAAATGGAGCACCTGAATACGGTCAGATCAATATTACATTAGGTAAATTTTACCGTGTAAATGGTAGCAGCACGCAACATAAAGGAGTAAGTCCTGATGTGACTTTTCCAACACAATATTCTGCAGAGAAATTTGGCGAAAGTTCGGAACCATCCGCTTTACCATGGGATCAAATTAAATCAAGTACCTATAAAAAAGTAGCCGATTTAACGCAGATCAATAAAAAATTGGAGCAAGAGCATGAAGCAAGAATGAAAAACTCAACCGAGTACAAGTTTTTATTGGAAGATATTGCTACGTTTGAAAAACGTGACGAAGAAACCAAAATACCATTGCAACTTGATAAATTTAAAAAAGAACGTGACGATAATCAAAAGAAAAATAGAGATCGTGTAAATGCATTATTGAAACAAAGAGGCTTACCGCTATGGGAAGAAGGAAAACCTCAACCTAAGATGGAGTTTGACTTTGTACAGGAGGAAAGTGCTAAAGTGATGACAGACTTCATCATCCAAGAGAAGAAGTAA
- a CDS encoding dienelactone hydrolase family protein produces MKNLIMTILCFCVTEASFGQLKNVRYQDGDQVLTGLLNTDAGEGAPGVLILPAWMGIDDEATQAAVQLSKEGYMTFVADIYGEGNKPTNAAEAGQQAGKYKLDYQAYQRRIRLALEQLLKAGASPRRLAVMGYCFGGTGALEAARAGLEVQGVISVHGNLGKGSRPDGALNTKILVLHGAADPHVSDQEISNFRKEVETAHADWQMIYYADAKHAFTNPASADFHPLAAQRSWKHLIVFLEEVLK; encoded by the coding sequence ATGAAAAATTTAATAATGACAATTCTATGTTTTTGCGTCACAGAGGCGAGTTTCGGACAGCTTAAAAACGTTCGATATCAAGATGGAGATCAAGTCTTAACCGGATTGCTCAATACCGATGCGGGCGAAGGTGCTCCTGGTGTCTTAATTCTTCCAGCTTGGATGGGTATCGATGACGAAGCTACTCAAGCTGCCGTTCAATTGAGCAAGGAGGGGTACATGACCTTTGTTGCTGATATCTATGGAGAAGGTAATAAACCGACTAATGCAGCTGAAGCAGGGCAGCAGGCAGGTAAATATAAGCTGGACTATCAAGCCTATCAAAGAAGGATTCGTCTCGCTTTGGAGCAGCTGTTGAAGGCTGGAGCAAGTCCACGTCGTCTAGCTGTTATGGGCTACTGTTTTGGTGGAACGGGAGCCTTAGAGGCTGCAAGAGCGGGCTTAGAAGTGCAGGGTGTTATTTCTGTTCATGGCAACCTGGGCAAAGGTAGCCGTCCAGATGGAGCACTTAACACTAAAATATTAGTACTTCATGGTGCAGCAGATCCCCATGTTTCCGATCAAGAAATTTCAAATTTTAGAAAGGAAGTGGAAACAGCTCATGCAGATTGGCAAATGATTTATTATGCCGATGCTAAACATGCTTTTACTAATCCTGCCAGTGCTGATTTTCATCCCTTAGCAGCACAGCGCTCATGGAAACATCTAATCGTTTTCTTGGAAGAAGTTTTGAAGTAA
- a CDS encoding tetratricopeptide repeat protein: MIKKKYWKITFLTSTYLLIGCFMSYAQESIADNTNAIIKYNRDFKGIGPKVYILPPPKSKTEQLIELFDSSTRKDFAKKIAQELRYKTLLTQIKSVTDQAQFQYLIHPVPADIDKWNELLARIKVQYDDIANYTLLNEAGLFAVNNNLTDQAIAYFENAIQIAAKANNKQDKTILNQNLAVVLLYAGKFEKAERAAQENLKSAVLSKNYHDQANAWMQIALAKGGMKNYDGAEQDIIRKAIPLYNKSKAYEGKIVAWQQLAQVYFDQNKFTEAQWFLLQAQQLAESKKFTNELAAIEYVLASSKLLDNNIKIAKKEFLSALLMARERKDIHLELAVLDKLGEVYIRLKDYKEAENTYQDFTKLKTSFHQAID, encoded by the coding sequence ATGATTAAAAAGAAATATTGGAAAATTACTTTTCTTACCAGTACCTACCTTTTGATAGGTTGCTTCATGTCGTATGCTCAGGAATCAATCGCAGATAATACGAATGCCATCATCAAGTATAATCGTGATTTTAAAGGTATAGGCCCGAAGGTCTATATTCTCCCTCCTCCTAAGAGCAAAACAGAACAATTAATAGAGCTATTTGACAGTAGTACCAGAAAAGATTTTGCAAAAAAAATAGCTCAGGAACTGCGGTATAAAACATTGCTCACACAAATCAAAAGTGTGACAGATCAAGCACAATTTCAGTACTTAATTCATCCAGTCCCTGCAGATATAGACAAATGGAATGAACTATTGGCGCGGATCAAAGTGCAATATGATGATATCGCAAACTATACACTGCTCAATGAGGCTGGCTTATTTGCGGTGAATAACAATTTAACTGATCAAGCAATCGCTTATTTTGAAAATGCGATCCAAATCGCAGCAAAAGCAAACAATAAACAAGATAAAACGATACTGAATCAGAATTTAGCTGTTGTCTTACTTTATGCAGGAAAATTTGAAAAAGCGGAACGTGCTGCACAGGAAAATCTGAAGTCTGCTGTCCTATCAAAAAATTATCATGATCAAGCAAATGCGTGGATGCAAATTGCTTTGGCCAAAGGTGGGATGAAAAACTATGATGGCGCAGAACAGGATATCATTAGAAAAGCCATACCCCTTTACAATAAATCAAAGGCTTATGAAGGTAAGATCGTGGCTTGGCAGCAACTCGCACAAGTATACTTTGATCAAAATAAATTTACCGAAGCGCAATGGTTTTTACTGCAGGCGCAACAACTCGCAGAAAGTAAAAAATTCACCAATGAATTAGCTGCAATAGAATATGTATTGGCTTCGTCCAAACTTTTAGACAACAATATCAAAATTGCAAAAAAAGAATTCTTGTCAGCACTTTTAATGGCACGGGAAAGAAAGGATATACATCTTGAACTTGCCGTTTTAGATAAACTTGGGGAGGTTTACATTCGTCTAAAAGACTATAAAGAAGCAGAAAATACGTATCAAGATTTTACAAAACTGAAGACATCTTTTCATCAAGCTATAGATTAG